GGATGATGCCCGCGTTCGACTGTCCGGGGGAGATCAGGCCGGGGCAGTTCGGGCCGATGATCTGGGTCTTGCCGCCCTTGGCACCGGCGTACGCCCAGAAGGCGGCCGAGTCGTGGACCGGCACACCCTCGGTGATGACGACCGCGAGGCCGATCTCGGCGTCGATCGCCTCGACGACGGCGTCCTTGGTGAACTTCGGCGGCACGAAGATGACGGTGACATCGGCACCGGTCTTCTCGATGGCCTCGGCCACGGTGCCGAAGACGGGCACCTCGGTGCCGTCCACGTCCACGGTGGTGCCGGCCTTGCGCGGGTTCACGCCGCCGACGATCTGGGTGCCGGACGCCAGCATGCGGCGGGTGTGCTTCATGCCCTCGGAGCCGGTCATGCCCTGGACGATGACCTTGCTGTCCTTGGTAAGGAAGATAGCCATGGTGTGAGTCCCCTTCCTTACTTCGCGTTGGCCAGCTCGGCGGCGCGGTCGGCCGCACCGTCCATGGTGTCCACCTGCTGAACCAGCGGGTGGTTGGCGTCGGTCAGGATCTTGCGACCCAGCTCGGCGTTGTTGCCGTCCAGACGGACGACGAGCGGCTTGGTGACGGCCTCGCCCTTCTCCTCGAGGAGGGCCAGGGCCTGCACGATGCCGTTGGCGACCGCGTCACAGGCGGTGATGCCGCCGAAGACGTTGACGAAGACCGACTTGACGTCGGTGTCGCCCAGGATGATCTCCAGGCCGTTCGCCATGACCTCGGCGGAGGCGCCGCCACCGATGTCGAGGAAGTTGGCCGGCTTCACGCCGCCGTGGTTCTCACCGGCGTAGGCGACCACGTCGAGGGTGCTCATGACGAGACCCGCGCCGTTGCCGATGATGCCGACCTCGCCGTCGAGCTTGACGTAGTTGAGGCCCTTGGCCTTGGCCGCGGCCTCCAGCGGGTTCGCGGCGGCCTTGTCCTCGAGCGCCTCGTGCTCCGGCTGGCGGAACTCGGCGTTCTCGTCCAGGGAGACCTTGCCGTCGAGCGCGATGATCTTGCCCTCGCCGGACTTGATCAGCGGGTTGACCTCGACGAGGAGGGCGTCCTCGGCGATGAAGACCTTCCAGAGCTTCTGGAGGACCTCGGTGACCTGGTCCGCGACCTCGGCCGGGAACTTGGCGGCGGCGACGATCTCCGCGGCCTTCTCGGGGGTGCAGCCCTCGTTGGCGTCGACCGGGATCTTCGCGAGCGCGTCCGGGTTCTCCTCGGCCACGACCTCGATCTCGACACCGCCCTCGACGCTGGCCATCGCCAGGAAGGTGCGGTTCGTACGGTCCAGCAGGAACGAGACGTAGTACTCGTCCTTGATGTCCGCGGTCTGGGCCAGCATCACCTTGTGGACGGTGTGACCCTTGATGTCCATGCCGAGGATCGCCTCGGCCTTGGCGACGGCGTCCGCCGGGTCGGCGGCGAGCTTCACGCCACCGGCCTTGCCTCGGCCACCGACCTTCACCTGAGCCTTGACGACGGCGCGGCCGCCGAAGCGCTCCGCGATCTCGCGGGCGGCCTCGGGGGTCTCGATGACATCGCCGTCAAGCACGGGTACCCCGTGCTTGGCGAAGAGGTCCCTCGCCTGGTACTCGAACAGGTCCACGTGTGTTCGTCCTTGTTCGTGGTCGCGGATTGTGTCTCTTCGAGCGTGCCACGGCAGGATCTTCGCTGCGGATTTCGTCGGGAGCTGCACGGGTACGCAGAGCGTCGGCCTTGCGGCCCACGCAGCCCCGGGCGCATCGTCAATCAACACGCGCGTCACGTCCGTCTGGCAGGTTATCCCCGTACGACGGGCGTGTTTCGCCCGGGACGGTGTCCGGTTTGGTGAGAACCGTCACAACGGGTGTACGGGAGCGTGCCGCACCAGCGCCTCACCGTCCGCGGGCCCCGGCGGTGAGGCGCACCGACCGCCCACCCGTTCGAGTGAATGCGGTCGGCGGACGGCGCCCGTGCCCGGCCCGGGCGCGGCGGAGCGCTGCGAGGCACGGCCCGGGCCCCGTGCGCCGCCGGTGGCCGTGCTCAGCCGGTGGCCGGCACCGGGAGCGGACGCTTCTCGATCGCGGCCGCCATGATCTCCGGGAAGGCGTCCGGGGTGCACGCGAAGGCCGGTGCACCGAGTGCGGCCAGCGCCGCGGCATGCGCGTGGTCGTACGCCGGGGCGCCCTCGTCGGAGAGCGCGAGCAGCGCGATGAACTGCACCCCGGCGGCCTTCATCGCCGCCACCCGCTTGAGCATCTCGTTCCGGATGCCGCCCTCGTAGAGGTCGCTGATCAGTACCACGATCGTCTCGGCGGGGCGGGTGATCCGGGACTGACAGTAGGCGAGCGCGCGGTTGATGTCGGTGCCGCCGCCCAGCTGGGTGGCGAACAGCACGTCCACCGGGTCGGTCAGCTGCTCGGTGAGGTCGACGACCGAGGTGTCGAAGACCACCAGCCGGGTGTCCAGGCTGCGCATCGAGGCCAGCACCGCGCCGAACACCGCCGAGTGCACGACCGAGGGCGCCATCGAACCCGACTGGTCGATGCAGAGGATGACGTCCTTCTTGACCGCCCGCTGGGCCCGCGCGTAGCCGATCAGGCGCTCCGGAACGATCGTGCCGCGGCCCTCCGGGCCCGCCTCGGGGAGGTGGTTCTTGAGGTTCGCGCGGATCGTCCGGCCCCAGTCGATGTCCCGGTGGCGGGGCCGCTCGACCCGCGCGGAACGGTCCAGCGCGCCGCCCAGGGTGGCCCGGGTGCGGTCGGCGAGCCGGCGCTCCAGGTCGGCGACCACCCTGCCGACCACCGCACGGGCCGTCTCCCGGGTGGTCTCGGGCAGCGCGTGCTTGAGCGAGAGCAGGGTGCCGACGAGGTGGATGTCCGGCTCGACGGCCTCCAGCATCTCCGGCTCCAGCAGCAGTCGGTCCAGCCCGAGCCGGGTGATCGCGTCCTGCTGCATCAGCTGGACGACGGTGGTCGGGAAGTACGTGCGGATGTCGCCCAGCCAGCGGGCCACCTGCGGCGCGGAACCCCCAGCCCGGCGCTGCGCGCCCCGGCCCGGCCGCCCTCCCCGTCGGCGCCGCGGTAGAGGGCGCCGAGCGCGCCGTCCATCGCGGCATCCCGGCCGGCGAGGCGGCAGCCGGTGCCGTCCGACTCGCCGCCGAGCACCAGGCGCCAGCGGCGCAGCCGCTCGGCGGCCGGGTCGAGCGGAGCGTGGGTCGCGGTCATGGATGCTCCTCGGTGGCGGAACGGGCGGGTGGGGTGCGGGGCGGGGGCGGCGCGGGGCCCGTCAGCCGGCGCGGCGGCGGTCGGGCTGGCGCGGGATCAGCGGCCGGTCCGGGGCCGGTGCGTGGGCGGGCAGGCCGAGCAGCAGGGCCAGCACCGGCAGGGCGGCGTCGGCCCGTGCCTCGTCGAGGGCGGCCGGCTCGGCGTCGGCCGGGTGGCCCGCCGCGCGGAGCGGCCCGGCGGCGGCGCGCTCGCCGATGGTGCGGCGCACCCCCGCCTCCAGGGCCGAGAAGGTGCGCCGCAGCACCGGGAGCAGGTCGACCAGGGTGTCGCCGGGCACGCCGACCAGCCAGTCGTCGAGAAGTCCGAGCAGCCGGGCGTCGTGGAGGAGCAGCGCACCGCCCCCGGCCAGGAAGCCCTCGATCCAGCCGGCCGCGTCGGCGGGCGCGCCGGCCCTGGAGAGCACCAGGCCCATCCGGCGGCCCGCCTCGTCCGAGTCGAGCCGGCCGTCGTCGAGCAGCAGCCGGACGGCGCGGCCGCGCAGCAGGCCGGGCGCGCCGGTGGCGGGGCCGGCGGAGGGTTCGCGGGCGGCGAGCGCGTGCAGGGCGCCGGCCCAGCGGTCGGCGGGCGTGTCCGGTGTGTCCTGCGTGTCCTGCGTGTCCTGCGTGGCGCCGGAGGGTGTGTCGTCCTGCGGGGCGCCCCCGGCCGGGCGCGGCGACAGCAGGGCGACGGCGGTGTGCACGGCGTCCAGGTGGGCGCGCATGGCGGCGGCGCCGTCGGTGTCCAGGCCGGTGCACGCGGGCGGCAGACCGACGCTGATCCGTTCGGCGAGGCCCCGTGCGACGCCCTCCAGGGCACTGCCGTCGGTGGCCCGGACATCGCCGTACCGCAGGGCCCGGACGAGGGCGGGCAGCGCGGCGGCCAGGTGGGCGACATCGGTGTCGAGGGCGGCCCGGTCGGCGAGCACCCGCATGACGGCCGGCAGGGCGGTGGTGAGGCCGGCCAGCAGGCACTGCTCGACCAGCGTGGTGAGGTCGGCGAGCTCGGCGGCACCGGCCGCCAGGTCGGCGGCGCGGGCGCAGGCGGCGTCCTGGACGGTGGTGCCCCAGTGCGCGGCCTCCACGACCCGGACGGCGAACTCCGGCTCCCAGCGCAGCCGCCAGGCCTCCCGGAAGGTGCCGGTGGAGTGGACGGCCGGGCGGGAGGGCGCGCCCCAGTCGATGCCGAGCATCCGCAGCCGGTGCAGCAGCCGGGACCGGGAGACGTCGAGCTCCTTGCGGAGATCCAGCACGAGGTCGCGCTCGGCGGCCTCGGGCTTGAGCCGCAGGCTGCGCTGGAGGCGGGCGAGGTCGCGCTGGAGCGGGACGGCCGGGGCGTCCTCGGGCACCTCGCCGAGGGCGTCACCGACGACGAGCCGTTCGTGGACGAGCGCGAGGGCGACGTCGGAGCCGTCGCACATCACCGAGCGGACGGCGTCCATGCTCTCGCCGAGGCCCGCCAACGGTCGTCCCCGCATCGCGGCGAGCGCCTCGGCGAGCCGGACGGACTCGATGACGTGCGCCGAGGAGACCGGGTGGTCCTCGGCGCGGAGCAGGGCGGCGACGCCGGTCATCCAGCGGGCGATCGGCCGGTCGGGGCTGGTGAAGAGGTGGTGGTACCAGCCGGGCGAGTCGATACCGGCGCCGTAGCCGGTGTGCTGGGAGAGCCTGCGGTGCGTCCACGGCACCCAGGTGATCTCGGTGCGGAGCCTGGGCAGGCCGGCGAGCAGGGCCCGGTCGTGGGCGACCGTCGGCATGCTCTGCAGGGCGGGCACGTGCCAGGCGCCGCAGACCACCGCGATCCGCCGGTGACCGGCCCGGCGGGCGGCGCGGATCTGCTGGCGCATGTACGCCTCGCGGAGAACGTCGCGGCGCGAGGCGCCGCCGGTGCCCGG
The Kitasatospora paranensis genome window above contains:
- the sucC gene encoding ADP-forming succinate--CoA ligase subunit beta; this encodes MDLFEYQARDLFAKHGVPVLDGDVIETPEAAREIAERFGGRAVVKAQVKVGGRGKAGGVKLAADPADAVAKAEAILGMDIKGHTVHKVMLAQTADIKDEYYVSFLLDRTNRTFLAMASVEGGVEIEVVAEENPDALAKIPVDANEGCTPEKAAEIVAAAKFPAEVADQVTEVLQKLWKVFIAEDALLVEVNPLIKSGEGKIIALDGKVSLDENAEFRQPEHEALEDKAAANPLEAAAKAKGLNYVKLDGEVGIIGNGAGLVMSTLDVVAYAGENHGGVKPANFLDIGGGASAEVMANGLEIILGDTDVKSVFVNVFGGITACDAVANGIVQALALLEEKGEAVTKPLVVRLDGNNAELGRKILTDANHPLVQQVDTMDGAADRAAELANAK